In Canis lupus dingo isolate Sandy chromosome 1, ASM325472v2, whole genome shotgun sequence, a single genomic region encodes these proteins:
- the LOC118352619 gene encoding uncharacterized protein LOC118352619 — MAGGRFPEPSGSAGSRRPAPNPSPGQARPPSFVLPAQAAAAGAAGGQPSVTGQQDVLRRAPENNNLPPGSPLRLFPRYISRLGGTSHREAPARWPQRRATGRASQWPRPDVSAAGGRGRACARARPAARLVTARLSFLPRGPTAFETPGKRATAALGQTHPSGAPPRGLVGSRLRSPHVPLTVRRGQEGRQGSAPTLETPTPFRGCFHAVAGPACVPAPAWGFAFIPDSSVCRLWLRNPTPHGRDAGRRALSDTPLGAAGGSETPKLQRMGRDGMSSLIFTSYERSD; from the exons ATGGCTGGCGGACGTTTCCCGGAACCCTCTGGCTCGGCCGGCAGCCGGCGGCCAGCCCCAAACCCCAGCCCCGGTCAGGCCCGCCCTCCGTCCTTCGTGCTCCCGGCGCAGGCTGcagcggcgggagcggcgggcggCCAGCCCTCGGTGACGGGACAGCAGGACGTGCTGCGCCGAGCCCCCGAAAATAACAACCTGCCGCCTGGGTCACCGCTCCGGCTTTTCCCGCGTTACATTTCGCGCCTGGGCGGAACCAGTCACCGCGAGGCCCCTGCCCGCTGGCCGCAGCGCCGAGCGACAGGCCGCGCCAGCCAATGGCCGCGCCCGGACGTGTCtgcggccggggggcggggccgagcctGCGCGCGGGCCCGTCCTGCCGCGCGATTGGTCACCGCGCGGCTCTCTTTTCTGCCTCGCGGGCCAACCGCGTTCGAAACTCCGGGGAAGCGCGCAACAGCTGCCCTTGGGCAGACACACCCTTCGGGAGCGCCGCCCCGCGGTCTG GTAGGAAGTCGTCTCCGAAGCCCCCATGTGCCGCTCACAGTGCGGAGGGGACAAGAAGGCAGGCAAGGATCTGCTCCCACCCTCGAGACCCCCACCCCTTTCCGGGGCTGCTTTCACGCCGTCGCGGGGCCGGCCTGCGTCCCCGCTCCTGCGTGGGGTTTTGCGTTCATTCCGGACTCCTCTGTCTGCCGGCTCTGGCTCAGGAATCCCACCCCGCACGGGAGGGATGCTGGACGGCGAGCTTTGTCTGACACCCCCCTGGGAGCCGCTGGGGGCTCAGAAACCCCCAAGCTGCAAAGGATGGGGCGAGATGGAATGTCCAGCCTCATATTCACTAGCTATGAAAGAAGTGACTGA